Proteins encoded in a region of the Planococcus shixiaomingii genome:
- a CDS encoding DUF421 domain-containing protein, which produces MYVDIALKLLIGIVFLFIIIRLIGKKAVAELTPFDLIYFLILGGLMETTIFDSTISIWQMLFALALWGATIYVIQLFIKKTLYVSKALQGEPSILIDEGKINRKELQKNHIDLEQLRALLRQQGCFTLRDVNYAILEIDGNISLIRKDQEEIPSVLLVDEGRIDETTLASIGKDREWLITNLQQLGFESVEEIFYCEWLPGEGLHIEAYQESSSTNTKLDG; this is translated from the coding sequence ATGTATGTCGACATTGCGTTGAAACTCTTGATCGGTATTGTTTTTTTGTTTATTATCATCCGTCTTATCGGGAAAAAAGCAGTGGCTGAACTCACACCGTTCGACCTTATTTATTTTCTTATTTTGGGCGGTTTAATGGAAACCACTATTTTCGATTCGACAATCAGCATATGGCAGATGCTTTTCGCTTTGGCCCTTTGGGGTGCAACCATCTATGTTATACAACTTTTCATTAAAAAGACCCTTTATGTTTCCAAAGCCTTGCAAGGGGAACCTTCCATTCTGATTGACGAGGGGAAAATCAACCGCAAAGAGCTGCAGAAAAATCATATCGATTTAGAGCAGCTGCGTGCGCTGCTTCGTCAGCAAGGTTGCTTTACTTTGCGCGATGTCAACTATGCCATTTTGGAGATTGATGGCAATATCAGTTTGATCCGCAAAGACCAGGAAGAGATTCCCTCTGTCCTGCTGGTGGATGAGGGGCGGATAGATGAAACCACTCTGGCGAGCATTGGAAAAGATAGAGAATGGCTCATCACTAATCTGCAGCAGCTGGGTTTTGAAAGTGTGGAAGAGATTTTCTACTGCGAATGGCTTCCTGGCGAAGGCTTGCACATTGAAGCGTATCAGGAGAGTTCCTCTACGAACACAAAACTGGATGGCTGA